Genomic window (Pseudomonas sp. L5B5):
CCAAGGGCGCGGGCCTCAACGAAATGGTCCAGGCCATTCGCCTGGTCTTCGCCGGCCAGCGCTACATCAGCCCGCAGATCGCCCAGCAGTTGGTATTCAAATCGTTCCAGCCCTCCAGTGAATCGCCGTTCGACGCCTTGTCGGAACGGGAGATCCAGATTGCGCTGATGATTGTCGGCTGCCAGAAGGTACAGATCATCTCCGACAAGCTGTGCCTGTCGCCGAAAACCGTGAACACCTACCGTTATCGGATTTTCGAGAAGCTCTCGATCAGCAGCGATGTCGAGTTGACGCTGTTGGCGGTTCGCCACGGCATGGTCGATGCCAGCCTCTGAACAATGACCGACCTGTTTGATCCCAGCGCCTTTCTTTCTACCTGCAGTGGCCGCCCCGGTGTGTATCGCATGTTCGACAGCGATGCGCGCCTGCTCTACGTCGGTAAAGCCAAGAACCTGAAGAACCGCCTGTCCAGCTACTTCCGCAAGACCGGCCAGGCACCC
Coding sequences:
- the uvrY gene encoding UvrY/SirA/GacA family response regulator transcription factor; amino-acid sequence: MIRVLVVDDHDLVRTGITRMLADIDGLQVVGQAESGEESLLKARELKPDVVLMDVKMPGIGGLEATRKLLRSHPDIKVVAVTVCEEDPFPTRLLQAGAAGYLTKGAGLNEMVQAIRLVFAGQRYISPQIAQQLVFKSFQPSSESPFDALSEREIQIALMIVGCQKVQIISDKLCLSPKTVNTYRYRIFEKLSISSDVELTLLAVRHGMVDASL